DNA from Mucilaginibacter mallensis:
AGCGCCAATTGCAGGTTCCCCCGCATATCGAATATGATACCCAGATTATTTGTGGCATCGGCTTTGCCTTTGGCATATTGCAACCTATCGGCTATACTGCGGGCGCGGTCTGTGTAGTAAAAGGAGCTGTCTAGGTTGTTTTCATAAGATAGCATTCCCAGTCTGTTGAGGGCATCAACATAGCGCAGACTATCATGTATATATGGCAGTTGCTTTTGTATTTGCCTGATGTTATCCAATTGCGCATAGCACAAACGACACATCAATACCAATAAAGCAACCAATACCAAAACTCTCTTCATTGGATATGGATCAGGTACGACAAGCTAAAAATAAAAAATATAAATACCTAATATAAAATAAGGCTGTTAATAAAAATGCATATAACTCTCTTTAACGCAAGCTGTTGACTGAAAGTTGAATTAGTTGTATTTTTATTAGCGCAGGCCGTATATTAGGGAAGTAATTAATGATTTTAAAAGATGGGGAAAGAGGCTAATATTGATAAGAATGGAGGCGTTATCTGGCTCTATGGCATCTCGGGCGCTGGTAAAACTACTATATCCAAATTACTTAAGGAGCAGCTTAGCCAGGCAGGCTATTTATCAATTATACTGGATGGTGATGAGTTAAGGAGTGGTATTAATAACGACCTTTCATTTACGCAGGCCGACAGATCAGAAAACATAAGGCGGGTGGCCGAGATGGCAAAACTGCTGGCAAAGAATAACATCCTGGTGATATGCGCCCTCATCACCCCGCTACAGGAACACAGGGCATTGGCCAGGAAGATCATCAATGAGAATTTCTACGAGATATTTATTAATTGCCCGCTGGAAGTATGTGAAAGCCGCGATGTGAAAGGCCTATACAAACTATCACGGGCAAAAAAGATCGAAAATTTCACCGGAATAGACTCCGGTTTTGAGTATGCAAATCATGCAGACCTGGTATTGCTAACTGCCGATTCTACCCCGCAGGCATCTATGCAGATATTGTATGATTTCCTGTTAAAGCAATTCTGATCACTCCGCAATTACGCGGCTAATGCTGCAAATAAAGCTGCTGTTGAGTAATGAGGGTTTGTTGTAAACGAAGGGCTCGCCATTGGGCATAGCCATATAAGCCCCGCTGTAAATAGCTATGGCATGGCCCGCTGCGGTATCCCACTCCATAGTTGGGCCATGGCGGTAATAGACCTGGGCGCTTCCCTCGGCTATCATACAAAACTTTAGCGAGCTGCCTGCAGATATGATGTTGGTTACATTATATTTTGCCAATAAAGCGGCTTCTTCATCCGATGAATGTGTACGGCTGCCTACAGCTGTCCAGTTATCAATTTTCGGGGATAAAAAAAGATGTTTTACCCCTCCGTCAGCCGCTATCTTCCAGCTACCGATCTTTGAGCCGCCAAAATACATAATACCGGTTACCGGCACATAAATCACACCTAAAACAGGCTTATCTTTATAGATCAAAGCGATGTTCACGGTGAATTCACCGTTGCGTTTAATAAACTCTTTGGTGCCGTCCAATGGGTCAACGCACCAGTAATAATCCCAGGCTTTCCGTTCTTCGTAAGGAATATTCTTGCCTTCTTCGGATAACAGCGGAATCTCAGGCGTTAATGCAGCTAATCCGGCGGCAATAATTTGATGAGAAACTGAATCGGCCAGCGTAAGCGGCGATTCATCGGCCTTATAGGTTACCGAGCTATTCTCCGGGTCATCGTTATACACTTTTAATATGCCTGCACCAGCCTGTTTTGCAATGGCAAGCAGTTTATCAATATCGATTTTATGGTCGTTATTTATATTGAATATCATTTTTAGAACCCGGATTTTAATCGTCAGTCAGTTAACCGCTCAATTATACGAACTCCGGAGTCATTTATATCACTTTTTGCTGATTTTTTATTTTCAAACACTTGTTTGCACCAGGCTACTATTTTATTATCAGGATATTGCTTTACCTGTGCATTCAGCCAATTTGTTGCTGATGCTTTTCCCTGCAATTTCTCAATAGCCCAGGCAGCTGCCAGATCATTAGCCGGGATAAAATTGCTAACCGTATTCTCAATTTTAGGCTGAAACTGCACAATGGCTTGCAGGCTTTCATTGGCCTCCTTGCGCTGCCCTGATTGCTGGTAGCAGAGGTAAGTCATCCAATCCTCTAAACGTTCATCCAGGTTATCCTGATAAGGTTTGCCCACACCTAAATTGAGCGGCCATTTTTTTGCATCAGTAATAAAAGTTAATGCCGATGCATATCTTTTTGCCTTCATCTCATCAATAGCCTGCATCAGCTCAGCCTCACGGTACAACTCACGGCCAATAGTAGCTCCTTCAAATGGCAGGATATCAATTTTCGATAACAGATCGGTACATGGTTTGTAACGTTTGTTTAGCAGTAACGCTTTTGCATATAGCATACCCATTATATAATTTTCGCTGTGCGACTTATAGAATGGCTCAATAGTAGCCAATGCATTGGCAGGCTGGTCGTGGTCGATATAATATTCCGTCAATAATTTACAATAGCGCCACTCGCCTTTGTTTAAGCTTACCGCTTTTTGCAGATCGGTTACATCTGTTGCACCCATAACCATAGCGGCACGGGCAGCATAAAACGGTGCAAATTGCGGTTCATTACCACAGGCTGTGAACAGCTTTTTACTTTCTGCTATGCGGTTCCTGTCCTTGTATAATAAAGCCAGGTAATACTTAGGCTGCCAGTTATTACCTTTTTGCATCGCCCAAAGCAATACTTCTTCGTCAGCCGAACGGTATGGGAATACAAATGCCGGTGATGCATTATTGGCTTTATCTAAATAAGTAGAATATGATCTTCCCGTTTTATTCTCTAAAAATGCCAGCCAGTAATCAATCAACGCGTTTTCAGGTGATAGTTGCAAAACCTTTTCGCTTTCAGCATAGCAACCCATTTTATAATAGTCTGTGGCTAATTGCAAATAAGTTTCAATAGGTTGCTCATCACGGATCATGGAAGTAAATGCCGTTTTACTTTCTTTTGATGGTTGCAGCAGGTACTTTTCAAATTGCGCAAAGTGGTTAAGCTGGTCAAAAGACAAAATTGTATCCAGCACCCTACCCGCATTTTCCTTTTCGCCCTTATTACGATAAGCAATCGCTTCCGTCTCTAACGCGGCAATATCATACTTATTAAAGCTAAGCGCTTTTGAAGCAAACTCCAATGCTTTATCCCAGTTCTTTTCTTTTATGTGTAAACTGCTCAGGCCATTGTAAGCGGCGCTCCGGTAATCCATACTCAGGCCTGCTATATCGAAGCCATCTTCAGCATCAATTGTATTACCCAATTGCGCGTTAATTACACCATAGTAGTAATTAGCTCCACCATCATACGTATCAATACTCAATGCTTTTTTAGTTAATTGCAAAGCCTCCGCATAACGCATGTTATGGTATTGGAGCTCCGCCATTTTAACTAAAGCAGGCAAGTAGTTCGGATCTTTCTGTAAAGCTGCCTGTAGTTTTATTTCTGCGGATGGATACATTTTCTGATCTATAAGCTCAGCACCCTGGATATATAATCCGTAAGCAGAATTCCAGTCGAAATCCTTTGGTGAATCCAGTGGTCTGCTAATATTGCCTGCATCAGGTTTTGAATCATAAACTAGCTTATTGCCGCCTAATGTTACTACCAGGTTATCTGCATTCACATTAATTTTAACAGAATCGGCAAATGTGTTAAGCGGAGTTAAGGAAACTGTGTTGTTGTAGACAATCTTATCACCATCTTTAACCTGAAGCGTATCGGTTAACTTTTGAACAGGATTTAAATATAGTTTTAACCAACCATTCTCATATTTCACATTCAACGCCCCATATTGATTAGCCACTACAAAACCCTTGGTTTTTAAAACAGGGTACCAATATTCTGTCCAGGTATCAGCCGCATTGGGTGCAAAGCTTTTGTGTTTAAATGGCGTGAAAGTACTTTTATCAGCAGTTTGGTTAAATAACCTGCCCGATTGAATTTCTGAATATTGCCCATCGGTATCGGTGAGTTGTTTTTCCCATATCATGCCTTGTTGCGATAATCCCCAGATCCAGATCTTCTTCCCCGCTTTATCCTCGTGACCACCATAACGGGCCATACCGAAATCATCATCGTGCCAGTAAGCGCCAAAAAAGTCGGTGTATTTACCGAACACGTGGTATGATTTGTAAGCGCCAAAATTGTTGTTCTCATACAAAGAAACATCCTTGCCATTCTGCTTATTTATTGGCCAGTCGCCATGCTCACCCTCATGGCCCAGGAAATGCGTACCCGGGAAAATGTATTGCAAATTGCCCTTTACCTTTATCCCGGTATTCATCCAGTGATAGTATGGCTCTTCAATTGTGTTTGAGTTATACCAGAATGATTTGGTAGTAAAGTACGCTTTATCCTTCGGCAGGTTGATCTCCATCGTCCAGTAGGTACTGGTGAGCAGGTCAAGCACACTAATGATACAGCTTACGCTGCCATCCTCATTTTTACGAGTGAGATAATCAACCGGTGTAACAGAATTTGGCGTATGTCCGATAATACCATAGTTGGGCTCAATACCACCGCTCGTCCACGGGCCGCGCATGGCAATATCACGGAACTTAACCGCATGGTTATAATAAATAAAAGATTTCCCTGTGGATTTTTCAACGGCCGACCAGATCTTGCCCCCTATCTCCGGCAATATCATCAGCTTGATATAATCGTTTTCCAGCTCTACTATTTTCCATTCCTTTTGTACCGGTTTATCGGTAAAACCATCGTAACGGAAATAGGGATAGATATTGGTATACGTGGGTATAGGGTTTGGATCCGAAAACGGGTAGGTGGTAAACGTTTTATTGTACTCGTTGATAGTCGCATTGTTCTGCGCAAAACCAGGGATACAATAGCAGAGAAAAAATAACAAAACTAATTTTCGCATGTTGAGTATTTTAGCAGTTCAATTAATTTACTGGCGGAAAATTATAAGGCATCCATTTTTCAAGGCCACCTACTTGTTTTTTTGCTTCTGGGCTAACAGGAAGCCCCCATGCTTCAAAAAATGGAGCGATGTTTCTTCCCGTTACTTTTGAAAATGTGGTTACCCACAGATCCAGTTTCTTCTGTTCGGTATTGGCATAACTGCCGGTAGTATCTTTAGCTGCCATTGATTGGTACTCGCGAAAAAAGCTTTTAAATGCTTCCCATCCAAAACCTTCCTGCAGCTGTCGGAAAGTGATCAATCCTAAGAACGGATCCTTCTGCCATTTTTCATAACTGACGCCATCGTTGAAATATTTTTTCATAGCTTTTTGGGTATAGGCATTAGCAATATTGCCGTGTGCATTATCGCGCCCACCCATCAAACGGTCGAACATATAGATCGAAAACAGATTATTGCTCACCTCTGTAGTACCGCCAAATACCCAATCCATATTTTGCATATCATGCCCAATTTCATGAAAAAAGCCCCAGTTGGCCCCACCCTTGCTCGGTTGCATAAGCAGCTCAGGATTGGCTATGATATCTTCGGAAAGCATATGTTTTACGGGCGAGTGATGCACCATAATAGGATACCCGCTATGCATAAAACCGCCCCCGATATGTTCATCAATAACCAGGCGTTCTGCCCTGTAAAATGGTTGCGGAATTTGCGCCAGGTCCATTTCACCTTCAAGAATAAGGTCCCATAATTTCATCACTTGGTCAGGATGCTGTACTTTCTGTAATACGGAATCAGGAATAGTCAATATAATATTATCCGATGCCAGCTCTCCCCATGGGGCTTTATTATTTTTAAGCTGTGCTTCCCATTCTTGCTGTGTTGTTTCATCTAATTTATAAAGCGGAGCCGCTACGGCATGTTTGATGGTTATGTCCTGCTCCCAATCAGCCGAGCGTGGCGAAGCAGTTATATAGATAAGCCCGCCGAAAGGAGAAGCCACCCTGGTAGTTACCTTCTTCAATTCCTGGGTTTTTACAATAATTGGTATCCTTCGCCAATTTTCTTTAGCCGCTACCCATTCATTAAGCCTGTCCGAGTGGCAACCTATTTGTACTACCACGCCCTTATCTTTTAAACTGGCCGGAATAGTTATTTCAACATATTGCCCCGGCACGGCATAAAGCCCGGTACTGTACATAATGTTGGCCCATTGGTCGGAGTAATCTAATTTTGAAGCAATAGGTACCAGCTTATCCCTTATTTTTTGGTGTTTTATTTTCACCACGCGGTTTGTAAAAACATAACCGTCCTTTACTTTACCCGGAAAATTATCAGCCGAAGGGTGCGCCTTTATTTTCTTGTAATCTTCAATTTTTAATTGGGCATCGCACCACGCTGCAACCTGGGCACGAAATACAGTATCCTTAGCCGACAGCGGTTTTTCAGGTGTGATGATAATATTAGCAGGCGTTATAGCATCCTTTTTATCCTGAGCATAAACGTTACCTATTGCCG
Protein-coding regions in this window:
- the cysC gene encoding adenylyl-sulfate kinase produces the protein MGKEANIDKNGGVIWLYGISGAGKTTISKLLKEQLSQAGYLSIILDGDELRSGINNDLSFTQADRSENIRRVAEMAKLLAKNNILVICALITPLQEHRALARKIINENFYEIFINCPLEVCESRDVKGLYKLSRAKKIENFTGIDSGFEYANHADLVLLTADSTPQASMQILYDFLLKQF
- the cysQ gene encoding 3'(2'),5'-bisphosphate nucleotidase CysQ; protein product: MIFNINNDHKIDIDKLLAIAKQAGAGILKVYNDDPENSSVTYKADESPLTLADSVSHQIIAAGLAALTPEIPLLSEEGKNIPYEERKAWDYYWCVDPLDGTKEFIKRNGEFTVNIALIYKDKPVLGVIYVPVTGIMYFGGSKIGSWKIAADGGVKHLFLSPKIDNWTAVGSRTHSSDEEAALLAKYNVTNIISAGSSLKFCMIAEGSAQVYYRHGPTMEWDTAAGHAIAIYSGAYMAMPNGEPFVYNKPSLLNSSFICSISRVIAE
- a CDS encoding DUF5107 domain-containing protein codes for the protein MRKLVLLFFLCYCIPGFAQNNATINEYNKTFTTYPFSDPNPIPTYTNIYPYFRYDGFTDKPVQKEWKIVELENDYIKLMILPEIGGKIWSAVEKSTGKSFIYYNHAVKFRDIAMRGPWTSGGIEPNYGIIGHTPNSVTPVDYLTRKNEDGSVSCIISVLDLLTSTYWTMEINLPKDKAYFTTKSFWYNSNTIEEPYYHWMNTGIKVKGNLQYIFPGTHFLGHEGEHGDWPINKQNGKDVSLYENNNFGAYKSYHVFGKYTDFFGAYWHDDDFGMARYGGHEDKAGKKIWIWGLSQQGMIWEKQLTDTDGQYSEIQSGRLFNQTADKSTFTPFKHKSFAPNAADTWTEYWYPVLKTKGFVVANQYGALNVKYENGWLKLYLNPVQKLTDTLQVKDGDKIVYNNTVSLTPLNTFADSVKINVNADNLVVTLGGNKLVYDSKPDAGNISRPLDSPKDFDWNSAYGLYIQGAELIDQKMYPSAEIKLQAALQKDPNYLPALVKMAELQYHNMRYAEALQLTKKALSIDTYDGGANYYYGVINAQLGNTIDAEDGFDIAGLSMDYRSAAYNGLSSLHIKEKNWDKALEFASKALSFNKYDIAALETEAIAYRNKGEKENAGRVLDTILSFDQLNHFAQFEKYLLQPSKESKTAFTSMIRDEQPIETYLQLATDYYKMGCYAESEKVLQLSPENALIDYWLAFLENKTGRSYSTYLDKANNASPAFVFPYRSADEEVLLWAMQKGNNWQPKYYLALLYKDRNRIAESKKLFTACGNEPQFAPFYAARAAMVMGATDVTDLQKAVSLNKGEWRYCKLLTEYYIDHDQPANALATIEPFYKSHSENYIMGMLYAKALLLNKRYKPCTDLLSKIDILPFEGATIGRELYREAELMQAIDEMKAKRYASALTFITDAKKWPLNLGVGKPYQDNLDERLEDWMTYLCYQQSGQRKEANESLQAIVQFQPKIENTVSNFIPANDLAAAWAIEKLQGKASATNWLNAQVKQYPDNKIVAWCKQVFENKKSAKSDINDSGVRIIERLTD
- a CDS encoding M60 family metallopeptidase, with protein sequence MKKQWFITFFICSAIGNVYAQDKKDAITPANIIITPEKPLSAKDTVFRAQVAAWCDAQLKIEDYKKIKAHPSADNFPGKVKDGYVFTNRVVKIKHQKIRDKLVPIASKLDYSDQWANIMYSTGLYAVPGQYVEITIPASLKDKGVVVQIGCHSDRLNEWVAAKENWRRIPIIVKTQELKKVTTRVASPFGGLIYITASPRSADWEQDITIKHAVAAPLYKLDETTQQEWEAQLKNNKAPWGELASDNIILTIPDSVLQKVQHPDQVMKLWDLILEGEMDLAQIPQPFYRAERLVIDEHIGGGFMHSGYPIMVHHSPVKHMLSEDIIANPELLMQPSKGGANWGFFHEIGHDMQNMDWVFGGTTEVSNNLFSIYMFDRLMGGRDNAHGNIANAYTQKAMKKYFNDGVSYEKWQKDPFLGLITFRQLQEGFGWEAFKSFFREYQSMAAKDTTGSYANTEQKKLDLWVTTFSKVTGRNIAPFFEAWGLPVSPEAKKQVGGLEKWMPYNFPPVN